A single region of the Cronobacter condimenti 1330 genome encodes:
- a CDS encoding hemagglutinin repeat-containing protein gives MNKLLYRLIFNKARGMLMVVAEIAGCGRASSVRQSTRLATARLDIRVHPLSFALWLAAGCVSLPAQANIVADGHAPRKQQPTVISTANGLPQVNIQKPSAAGVSRNSYSQFDVDRRGAILNNSHKNTRTQLGGMVTANPWLGKQEARVILNEVNSRNPSQLKGFVEVAGKRAEVVIANPAGITCNGCGFINASRNTLTTGTPVMQNGQLKGFDVNGGRINIEGKGLNDTQGDYTQLIAQSVAINAQVHAQQLNVVAGRNQVSAAGSVNTVKAQAGSKPTFAVDVSTLGGMYANKITLVGTEKGVGVRNAGELGASAGELRLTADGRLENSGTLQSRDALRVDSQGGIDNRGRLRSDKQIVLATQADLNNSGSVIAHDDLTARAGRINSSETSTLAAGIDDKGTATRPGNLVLSSNGELAAHGQNVATQRLEAHGKRVDFSGSQTVADQVALTATAGEASTADATVKGRQLTITAAERITNDRGQIAAQTLSLNAPVLSNRGGLLRQESSDALTLKANSLDNGGGAIITAGDLNVKAPELNNRQGLIESTGHALTLTTDRLDNQQGTVQLSGAGPMTVTAQQLQGTQGELLSAGKLNVQGQTIDLDGATTQAQQISLKAQSLSHRDGIMQQQGSDAMTLDIANEVNNQQGRLESNGDLQLHAGALDNSKGTLLAAGAASQQLKIDGALDNSDGKILAAHKVSLEAETLQSQRGHLAAAGGEMTLQIAHELGNQGGRIEAKDNLTSQSGAFNNDGGTLLGDAVTIDTREQALSNVGGKLIADGALDLNSGRFDNTGGLAQAGDALRADTHGQALVNAATTQGGLLSGADMHILAGGIDNRAGVMAAQGQAAIQGGTFANNGGRVVADGDVTLASQALDNTGGMLQSAHRLTVDTHQQTLNNSDRGALIATDALTLTSGDVNNQNGEIATDGDATLITGTIDNRQGRMTAGGAAVLHGGDLNNQHGQIEVSGPAQLNIGSFDNSAGALTSGDTLTLGSRRLDNSGGRLQSNKDMTLDTTGEAVINRDSGAQGGIIALGNLQLRGGDIDNQSGFIAASGVAELMSGTVKNAQGQMAGNGGLLLHSQAVDNHSGTLQSGGDLLIDTAGQTLSNRDGKLVGTGATRVDSGSLDNQHGHIQGGSDLVLTAGVGGAALMNQDGKLLSAGSMTLSADSLDNQAGQVQAIGDGRIELAHQFDNRAGLVRGGQTLDVNATEILNRDTGKGENGIEANALSLTTQRLDNGNGALRATQHLIASINGMLDNRGGLTSSAGAFDLHDAAQGQKLTINNQGGTLIAGSEGSLHAASLSGDGKVLSQGSLTLTLGSGFHNTEALGANGNLTLATAGDLRNDGSITSGGEMHLQAQNINNTASAEISGQAVHLNARNALDNAGLIDGALTHLVAGTLNNIGTGRIYGDRIAIQAGSLNNLNQNGKAAVIAARDRLDIGAGTIDNRDHALIYSAGDMHIGGTLDSNLQATGRGGELNNYGATLEAGRNAQIDVAKIDNANRNLVTKVVTTENAKHHEAALSGQATHYDWSKVDTSRKNKYGVHTARMPDGSSGSKFYEYTFTRTVKETQVKQSDPGKILAGGNMRFNVDRLTNHDSQIVAGGALGIDSGVLANEATKGQRVITDVGRQTRWYAKKKKKKMGGTKTSQGKSRSNYRPAPVTQTIDLQTLVWQANGSAQGSGFKTQGHQDKRVADTARGAGEAGGLMAAAPVTLNALKASPLNSRPLALPPGQQFALTLPPTTVSGQAITPVIRVVTPDMKLPDNSLFRVKPESQSHYLVETDPRFTNQKQWLGSDYMQEALSDNQNLVHKRLGDGYYEQNLVRDQVTQLTGNRYLGNYSSDEDQFKGLMNNGIAFGKQYQLQPGVALSPEQMALLTSDIVWLVNQQVTLPDGTQQTVQVPQVYARVKEGDLTGDGALMGGHDVAIASRGDVINSGAIQGRAVTQVTAQNLSNSGFISGNRVDLNARQNIDNIGGQIRGGDRVALLAGHDITSTSTAGGDDSERWIDRPAGIYVQNNQGELRLSALNNVALIASDITNAGKAGKTAIAAGNDLQLSTLTTRHQERGDWGKGNNRAVDQQTDVGTSITTPGDLQLTAGRDINAVAATIKADGVAQLKADRDITLTAGRASTDITEHSKQSSSGWLSAASQETHEEVHTRKAEGTTLNAGKVQISAGRDVAVSGSNVVGTGDVSVTAKRDVSLSTATETDYHYKEETKNKSASLSKTTLHNISEQSATREVGALLSGDNVTVQSGNDLRVKGSSVVGDGDVALSAEHNVDITAATNTDSNWQLNEKKKSGLMGSGGIGFTIGSSKTKQDLKEKGTSQSQSQSTVGSNGRDVTISAGHQLHVGGSDLIAKKDLSLSGDSVVIDPGHDKRTSDQKFEQKSSGLTIALTGAVVDAVSNAVTAAKDASKQGDSRLAALQATKSVLSGYQAMQGKEMADTTGEPNSGIRISASINTQKSKSEQHQTSDQVSGSTLNAGGDLSINATGKHHGANSGDIVVAGSSMKAGGDASLNAARDILLTGAANTQKTTGSNSSSGGGVGVSFGVGQGSAGLSVFANVNAARGHEKGDGTDWTETTLDSGGKVSLRSGQDTSLTGAQVSGAQVTADIGRNLTVTSLQDSNHYDSKQSSVSAGGSFTFGTMTGSGYVNFSQDKMHSTFNSVAEQSGIFAGKGGFDVTVGSHTQLNGGAIGSTATADKNSLDTGTLGYINISNKADYKVSHAGGGFSSSGNLGAQAAINAASTLMSAVGSSGHAQGTTQAAVSEGTLTVRDTANQRQDVNGLQRDVTQANDAISPIFNKEKEQTRLQTVQMVSDIGNQVADIVRTQSDLDGLKAAIAQTGTSLQGLPEKERLAKLAVLRDTAVYKKVTENTGTGSDVQRAITAATAAVSGLAGGNLNAALAGAAAPYIANEIGKYITEENTAAGIMAHAVVNAVLAKVQGQDALAGASGAVVGEAMGYLIAQEVYKKDPWQLDETEKQTVAALSTLASGLAGALAGNSTEAVATAAKAGQTTVENNFLGESSRKQKDELVQKGLTEGLTLDEEKELIRLDTNNQMSDEYLDKYRHDPGSLTPDERDKLNLALTDFYYENLKYYDTDTVNKLVGSLFAEGATFRDYGFPYAASSELKNKITDINKAGLGFWDALTYTRDISPQERLYKDAISDLGVVNEHAYWARVGEPVLNFLPGAPGLLVNVKDAITGGSQMGQATASFLNDGPNADSAGRFLEGFLNAAGAVAGTHWGYKGATQPGKQIIGVPVTQSKNPLNPVQQYDAHGNEIVYRTMSQKQYEKFLNTGVMPATTETSVSPVLGYSSKYDGVTVKIVVKPGTFSELEKVGIAANSAAAKELPNMSTQTGKWMETNTRFKVEGGQMTTQLGQGKGMEIFNKNIVHFEKVQ, from the coding sequence ATGAACAAGCTCTTATACCGTCTGATCTTCAACAAAGCCCGTGGCATGCTCATGGTGGTGGCGGAGATAGCTGGCTGCGGCCGCGCCAGCAGCGTACGCCAAAGCACCAGGCTTGCGACGGCACGGCTTGATATACGCGTTCACCCACTCTCTTTTGCGCTCTGGCTCGCGGCGGGCTGCGTCAGCCTGCCGGCGCAGGCGAATATCGTGGCGGACGGTCACGCACCGCGCAAGCAGCAGCCCACTGTAATATCAACGGCTAACGGGCTGCCGCAGGTCAATATCCAGAAACCGAGCGCGGCAGGCGTCTCCCGCAATAGCTATTCCCAGTTCGACGTTGACAGGCGCGGCGCGATACTTAACAACAGTCATAAAAACACCCGCACCCAGTTGGGGGGAATGGTGACGGCCAACCCGTGGTTGGGCAAACAGGAAGCGCGGGTGATCCTTAACGAGGTCAACAGCCGCAACCCCAGCCAGCTCAAAGGCTTTGTCGAGGTGGCTGGCAAGCGTGCTGAAGTGGTGATCGCCAACCCGGCGGGTATTACCTGTAATGGCTGCGGCTTTATTAACGCCAGTCGCAATACACTGACCACAGGCACGCCAGTGATGCAGAACGGCCAGTTGAAAGGTTTCGACGTCAACGGCGGGCGCATCAACATTGAAGGTAAAGGCCTGAACGATACCCAGGGAGACTACACGCAGCTGATCGCTCAGTCGGTGGCGATTAACGCCCAGGTACATGCGCAGCAGTTGAATGTGGTGGCAGGGCGAAATCAAGTCAGCGCGGCGGGCTCGGTCAACACGGTTAAAGCGCAGGCCGGGAGTAAACCCACCTTCGCTGTGGACGTCTCGACGCTGGGTGGCATGTATGCCAATAAAATCACGCTGGTCGGCACCGAAAAAGGGGTTGGCGTGCGTAACGCCGGCGAACTTGGCGCAAGTGCCGGAGAGCTGCGTCTGACGGCTGACGGCAGGCTTGAGAACAGTGGCACGCTGCAAAGTCGCGATGCGCTGCGCGTTGACAGCCAGGGGGGTATCGATAACCGAGGAAGACTGCGCTCTGATAAACAGATCGTTCTCGCTACGCAGGCCGATTTGAATAACAGCGGCAGCGTGATAGCCCATGACGATCTGACCGCGCGTGCCGGACGAATCAACAGCAGCGAGACCAGTACGCTGGCGGCGGGCATTGATGATAAAGGAACGGCCACGCGCCCTGGCAATCTGGTATTGAGCAGTAACGGCGAACTGGCGGCGCACGGGCAAAATGTCGCGACACAACGGCTGGAGGCGCACGGCAAACGCGTCGATTTCAGCGGGAGCCAGACGGTGGCTGACCAGGTGGCACTTACCGCCACAGCAGGTGAGGCTTCCACCGCAGACGCAACGGTGAAGGGCCGCCAGCTGACTATTACTGCTGCTGAGCGCATCACTAACGATCGTGGGCAGATAGCTGCGCAGACGCTGAGTCTTAATGCGCCCGTTCTGAGTAACCGCGGCGGGTTGCTGCGCCAGGAAAGCAGCGACGCGTTGACACTGAAGGCCAACAGCCTCGATAACGGCGGCGGCGCGATCATTACTGCAGGCGATCTTAATGTGAAGGCCCCGGAACTGAACAACCGTCAGGGGTTGATTGAGAGCACCGGCCACGCGCTGACGCTGACGACGGATCGTCTGGACAACCAGCAGGGTACTGTGCAACTCAGTGGCGCTGGGCCGATGACAGTCACGGCGCAACAGTTGCAGGGGACTCAGGGCGAATTGCTGTCCGCGGGCAAGCTCAACGTGCAGGGCCAGACGATAGACCTTGACGGCGCCACCACGCAGGCGCAGCAAATCTCGCTGAAGGCGCAAAGCCTGTCGCACCGTGACGGCATCATGCAGCAGCAGGGCAGCGATGCCATGACGCTGGATATTGCCAATGAGGTGAATAACCAACAGGGGCGGCTGGAAAGCAACGGCGATCTGCAACTGCACGCCGGTGCGCTGGACAATAGCAAAGGCACGCTGCTGGCGGCCGGCGCGGCCAGCCAGCAGCTAAAAATAGATGGCGCGCTCGATAACAGCGACGGCAAGATTCTCGCTGCACACAAGGTCTCGCTGGAGGCCGAAACGCTGCAAAGCCAGCGCGGTCATCTTGCCGCAGCCGGTGGCGAAATGACGCTACAGATAGCTCATGAGCTTGGCAATCAGGGCGGGCGCATCGAAGCGAAGGACAATCTGACCAGCCAGAGCGGCGCCTTCAACAACGATGGCGGTACGCTGCTTGGCGACGCGGTGACTATCGACACCCGGGAGCAGGCGCTCTCAAACGTGGGCGGTAAGCTCATCGCCGATGGCGCGCTTGATCTCAACAGCGGGCGTTTTGACAACACCGGCGGGCTGGCCCAGGCGGGCGATGCCCTGCGGGCAGACACCCACGGCCAGGCGTTGGTTAACGCAGCAACCACACAGGGCGGCCTGCTGAGCGGTGCGGATATGCATATCCTGGCAGGCGGCATTGACAACCGCGCTGGTGTAATGGCCGCCCAGGGGCAGGCTGCTATTCAGGGCGGCACGTTCGCGAATAACGGCGGTCGCGTTGTCGCGGATGGCGATGTAACGCTTGCCTCTCAGGCGCTTGATAATACGGGCGGCATGCTTCAGTCGGCGCATCGCCTTACCGTAGATACCCATCAACAGACGCTAAATAACAGCGATCGCGGGGCGTTGATCGCCACGGACGCGTTGACGCTTACCAGCGGCGATGTCAATAACCAGAATGGCGAGATTGCCACCGACGGCGACGCTACGCTCATTACCGGCACTATCGATAACCGTCAGGGGCGCATGACCGCGGGCGGTGCGGCTGTGCTGCACGGCGGCGATCTTAATAACCAGCACGGCCAGATAGAGGTCAGCGGGCCCGCGCAGCTTAACATCGGTAGCTTTGATAACAGTGCAGGTGCGTTGACCAGCGGCGATACGCTGACTCTCGGCAGTCGCAGACTTGATAACAGCGGCGGGCGGTTGCAGTCGAACAAAGACATGACGCTTGATACCACAGGCGAAGCCGTCATTAACCGTGACAGCGGCGCGCAGGGCGGCATTATCGCGCTGGGTAATTTGCAACTGCGCGGCGGCGACATTGACAACCAGAGCGGGTTTATTGCTGCCAGCGGCGTCGCCGAACTTATGAGCGGCACGGTCAAGAATGCGCAGGGGCAGATGGCGGGGAATGGCGGTCTGTTGCTGCACAGCCAGGCCGTCGATAACCACAGCGGCACGCTGCAGTCGGGCGGCGATCTGCTCATCGATACCGCCGGGCAGACGTTATCTAACCGTGACGGCAAGCTGGTGGGTACGGGCGCGACCCGCGTTGACAGTGGCTCGCTGGATAATCAGCACGGCCATATTCAGGGCGGAAGCGATCTTGTCCTGACTGCGGGCGTTGGCGGTGCCGCGCTGATGAACCAGGACGGCAAATTACTCTCTGCCGGGAGCATGACGCTGAGCGCCGATAGTCTGGACAACCAGGCAGGTCAGGTGCAGGCGATCGGCGACGGACGTATCGAGCTGGCACATCAATTCGATAACCGGGCAGGCCTGGTGCGCGGCGGCCAAACGCTTGATGTTAACGCCACAGAGATCCTCAACCGCGATACCGGCAAGGGGGAAAACGGCATTGAGGCCAATGCGCTGAGCCTGACGACGCAGCGTCTGGATAACGGCAACGGCGCGCTGCGCGCTACCCAGCATCTCATCGCCAGCATCAACGGTATGCTGGATAATCGCGGCGGCCTGACCAGCTCGGCCGGTGCGTTCGATCTGCACGACGCGGCGCAGGGCCAGAAACTCACGATCAATAACCAGGGCGGTACGCTGATTGCCGGCAGCGAGGGCAGCCTTCACGCTGCCTCGTTGAGTGGCGATGGCAAAGTCCTCTCGCAGGGCAGCCTGACTCTCACGCTGGGTAGCGGCTTTCATAACACGGAGGCCCTCGGGGCGAATGGCAATCTCACACTGGCCACCGCGGGCGACTTGCGTAACGACGGCAGCATTACGTCTGGCGGGGAGATGCATCTTCAGGCACAGAATATCAATAATACCGCGTCCGCAGAGATCAGCGGCCAGGCAGTGCATCTCAACGCCCGCAACGCGCTGGACAATGCCGGACTGATTGACGGCGCTCTGACGCATCTGGTCGCAGGTACGTTGAACAACATCGGTACCGGCCGTATTTATGGCGATCGTATTGCTATTCAAGCAGGCAGCCTTAACAACCTGAACCAGAATGGCAAAGCGGCGGTGATTGCGGCGCGCGACAGGCTGGACATTGGCGCGGGCACCATCGACAACCGCGATCATGCGCTTATCTATAGCGCGGGTGATATGCATATCGGCGGCACACTGGACAGCAATCTCCAGGCGACGGGCCGTGGCGGCGAGTTGAATAACTATGGTGCTACCCTTGAAGCGGGCCGTAATGCGCAGATTGACGTGGCTAAGATTGACAACGCCAACCGCAATCTGGTGACGAAAGTGGTCACGACGGAAAACGCTAAGCACCATGAGGCCGCGCTGTCGGGCCAGGCGACCCACTACGACTGGAGCAAAGTCGATACCAGCCGTAAAAACAAATACGGCGTACACACCGCCAGAATGCCTGACGGCAGCAGCGGTTCAAAATTTTACGAATACACCTTTACCCGTACCGTGAAGGAAACTCAGGTTAAACAGAGCGATCCGGGCAAAATACTCGCGGGCGGCAATATGCGCTTCAACGTCGATCGTCTGACCAACCACGACAGCCAGATTGTGGCGGGCGGCGCACTGGGCATTGATTCCGGTGTGCTGGCGAACGAAGCAACAAAAGGTCAGCGCGTCATAACCGATGTCGGCAGGCAAACACGCTGGTACGCCAAGAAGAAAAAGAAAAAAATGGGTGGCACCAAAACCTCGCAAGGGAAAAGCCGTAGCAACTATCGCCCTGCGCCCGTCACACAAACTATCGATCTGCAAACGCTGGTCTGGCAGGCCAACGGCAGCGCGCAGGGCAGCGGCTTTAAAACGCAGGGTCATCAGGATAAACGCGTTGCCGATACTGCCCGCGGCGCGGGCGAGGCGGGGGGGCTCATGGCCGCCGCGCCGGTGACGCTGAACGCGCTCAAGGCAAGCCCGCTCAACAGCCGGCCACTGGCGTTACCGCCCGGCCAGCAGTTTGCGCTGACGCTGCCGCCCACCACCGTCAGCGGACAGGCGATTACGCCTGTGATCCGCGTGGTGACGCCAGACATGAAGCTGCCTGATAACAGCCTGTTTCGCGTAAAACCCGAGAGCCAGAGCCATTACCTGGTGGAAACCGACCCGCGTTTTACTAACCAGAAACAGTGGCTTGGCAGCGACTACATGCAGGAGGCGCTCTCCGATAACCAGAACCTGGTGCATAAGCGTCTGGGCGATGGCTATTACGAACAGAATCTGGTGCGCGATCAGGTCACCCAGCTTACCGGCAACCGCTATCTGGGCAATTACAGCAGCGATGAGGATCAGTTCAAAGGGCTGATGAACAACGGCATCGCCTTCGGCAAGCAGTATCAGTTGCAGCCGGGCGTAGCGCTGTCGCCGGAACAGATGGCGCTGCTGACCTCCGATATTGTCTGGCTGGTGAATCAGCAGGTGACGTTGCCGGACGGCACGCAGCAGACGGTGCAGGTGCCGCAGGTCTACGCGCGCGTCAAAGAGGGCGATCTCACCGGCGATGGCGCGCTGATGGGCGGCCATGATGTGGCGATCGCGAGCCGTGGCGATGTTATCAACAGCGGCGCGATTCAGGGACGCGCGGTGACGCAGGTCACAGCACAGAACCTCAGCAACAGCGGGTTTATCAGCGGCAACCGCGTCGATCTTAACGCCCGTCAGAACATCGACAACATTGGCGGGCAAATCCGGGGCGGCGACCGGGTGGCGCTACTGGCGGGGCATGACATCACCAGCACCTCTACGGCGGGCGGCGACGACAGCGAACGCTGGATAGATCGCCCGGCAGGCATCTATGTGCAGAATAACCAGGGCGAGCTGCGCCTGAGCGCGCTGAATAACGTCGCGCTGATCGCATCAGACATCACCAATGCCGGCAAGGCCGGGAAAACGGCGATCGCCGCGGGCAACGATTTGCAACTGAGTACCCTGACCACGCGCCACCAGGAGCGGGGCGACTGGGGTAAAGGCAACAACCGCGCGGTCGATCAGCAAACGGATGTCGGCACTTCCATCACGACGCCTGGGGATCTGCAACTGACGGCCGGGCGGGATATCAATGCCGTCGCCGCCACGATAAAGGCCGACGGCGTCGCGCAGCTGAAAGCGGACCGGGATATCACTCTCACCGCCGGGCGCGCCTCGACGGATATTACGGAGCACAGCAAACAGTCAAGCAGCGGCTGGCTCTCTGCGGCAAGCCAGGAAACCCATGAGGAAGTCCATACCCGGAAGGCAGAGGGCACGACGCTGAACGCGGGTAAGGTGCAGATAAGCGCCGGGCGCGACGTCGCCGTCAGCGGCAGTAATGTCGTCGGCACCGGGGATGTCTCGGTGACGGCGAAGCGTGATGTCAGCCTGAGCACTGCCACCGAAACCGATTATCACTATAAAGAAGAGACCAAAAACAAGAGCGCTTCTCTGAGTAAAACCACCTTGCACAACATCTCTGAACAAAGCGCCACGCGGGAAGTCGGGGCGCTGTTGAGCGGTGATAACGTGACGGTGCAATCGGGCAATGATCTGCGGGTGAAAGGTTCATCCGTGGTGGGTGATGGCGATGTGGCGCTGAGTGCAGAGCATAACGTGGACATCACCGCCGCCACCAATACCGATTCGAACTGGCAGTTAAATGAGAAGAAAAAGAGCGGCCTGATGGGCTCCGGCGGTATCGGATTTACCATCGGCAGCAGCAAGACCAAACAGGATCTGAAAGAGAAGGGCACCAGCCAGAGCCAGAGTCAGAGCACTGTCGGCAGCAATGGCCGCGATGTGACCATCAGCGCAGGTCATCAACTGCACGTCGGCGGTTCGGATCTTATCGCTAAAAAAGATCTTTCGCTCTCGGGCGACAGCGTGGTGATTGATCCGGGCCATGATAAACGCACCTCTGATCAGAAATTCGAACAGAAGAGCAGCGGGTTAACCATTGCGCTTACCGGCGCTGTGGTCGATGCCGTCAGTAATGCAGTGACGGCGGCAAAGGACGCCTCAAAGCAAGGCGATTCTCGTCTTGCCGCGCTCCAGGCGACCAAATCGGTGCTTTCGGGCTATCAGGCGATGCAGGGCAAAGAGATGGCGGACACCACCGGCGAGCCCAATTCCGGTATCCGCATCAGCGCCTCGATTAATACGCAAAAATCGAAATCGGAGCAGCATCAGACGTCGGATCAGGTGAGTGGTTCGACGCTCAATGCGGGCGGTGATTTGTCGATTAACGCTACCGGTAAACATCACGGGGCTAACAGCGGCGATATTGTGGTTGCGGGCAGCAGCATGAAAGCGGGCGGCGATGCCAGCCTGAATGCGGCGCGGGATATTCTCCTGACCGGCGCGGCGAATACGCAGAAAACCACCGGCAGCAACAGCAGCAGCGGCGGCGGGGTCGGCGTCAGCTTTGGGGTTGGGCAGGGAAGCGCGGGCCTTAGCGTCTTTGCTAATGTCAACGCGGCAAGAGGCCATGAAAAAGGCGATGGCACCGACTGGACCGAAACCACGCTGGACAGCGGCGGTAAAGTGTCGCTGCGAAGCGGGCAGGATACGTCGCTGACGGGCGCGCAGGTGAGCGGTGCTCAGGTGACGGCGGACATTGGACGCAACCTGACGGTCACCAGCCTGCAGGACAGCAATCACTACGACTCGAAACAGAGCAGCGTGAGCGCAGGCGGCAGCTTCACTTTCGGTACCATGACAGGCTCTGGCTATGTTAACTTTAGCCAGGACAAAATGCACAGCACCTTCAACAGTGTGGCCGAGCAGAGCGGGATCTTCGCCGGTAAAGGTGGTTTTGACGTTACGGTTGGAAGCCATACCCAGCTTAATGGCGGGGCGATAGGCAGCACCGCCACGGCGGATAAAAACAGCCTGGATACCGGGACACTGGGCTACATTAATATTTCCAACAAAGCAGATTATAAGGTGTCGCACGCCGGTGGCGGCTTCAGCTCTTCCGGTAACCTGGGCGCGCAGGCTGCGATCAACGCAGCCAGTACGCTCATGTCGGCCGTGGGCAGTTCCGGCCATGCGCAGGGCACCACCCAGGCGGCGGTGTCAGAAGGCACCCTTACCGTTCGCGATACGGCGAACCAGCGACAGGATGTTAACGGACTGCAAAGGGATGTGACGCAGGCCAACGACGCCATCAGCCCGATCTTTAACAAAGAGAAAGAACAGACTCGCCTGCAGACCGTGCAGATGGTCAGCGATATCGGTAATCAGGTGGCCGATATTGTGCGCACGCAGAGCGATCTCGATGGCCTGAAGGCGGCGATAGCCCAGACGGGCACGTCACTTCAGGGGCTGCCGGAGAAAGAGCGCCTGGCAAAACTGGCGGTACTGCGCGATACGGCCGTCTACAAAAAAGTGACCGAAAACACCGGCACCGGCAGCGATGTGCAGCGAGCGATCACCGCCGCGACTGCGGCGGTCAGCGGGCTGGCAGGCGGAAACCTGAATGCCGCGTTAGCGGGCGCGGCCGCGCCGTATATCGCTAATGAGATCGGTAAATACATCACCGAGGAAAACACGGCGGCGGGGATAATGGCCCACGCGGTGGTCAACGCCGTGCTGGCGAAAGTGCAGGGGCAGGACGCCCTGGCCGGTGCCTCTGGCGCGGTCGTGGGTGAAGCGATGGGGTACCTGATTGCGCAGGAAGTGTACAAAAAAGACCCTTGGCAGCTGGATGAGACAGAGAAACAGACGGTTGCGGCGCTCTCCACGCTGGCCTCCGGCCTGGCAGGCGCACTGGCCGGCAACAGTACGGAAGCGGTAGCGACCGCCGCGAAGGCCGGGCAGACGACGGTTGAGAATAACTTCTTGGGTGAGAGCTCAAGGAAACAGAAGGATGAGTTAGTTCAGAAAGGGCTGACAGAGGGGCTGACCCTGGATGAAGAAAAGGAGCTCATCCGTCTTGATACAAATAATCAAATGAGTGATGAGTATCTTGATAAATACCGTCATGACCCCGGTTCATTAACCCCGGATGAAAGAGATAAACTGAACCTGGCGTTAACTGACTTTTATTACGAAAATTTAAAATATTATGACACCGATACCGTAAACAAACTGGTGGGCAGCCTGTTTGCTGAAGGGGCTACCTTCAGGGATTATGGTTTCCCGTACGCAGCAAGCAGTGAACTGAAGAACAAAATTACGGACATCAATAAGGCCGGACTGGGTTTCTGGGATGCCTTAACCTACACAAGAGATATTTCGCCACAGGAACGGTTGTATAAGGACGCAATAAGCGATCTGGGTGTGGTGAATGAGCACGCATACTGGGCCCGAGTTGGCGAGCCAGTATTAAACTTTTTACCAGGCGCGCCGGGGCTTCTGGTCAACGTAAAAGATGCCATTACAGGCGGCAGCCAGATGGGGCAGGCAACGGCCTCCTTCCTCAATGATGGCCCGAATGCGGATTCCGCAGGACGCTTCCTGGAAGGTTTCCTGAACGCAGCAGGCGCCGTGGCTGGTACACATTGGGGTTATAAGGGAGCGACTCAGCCAGGAAAACAAATAATAGGTGTACCTGTAACTCAGTCTAAAAATCCACTAAATCCAGTACAACAATATGATGCTCATGGAAATGAAATTGTTTATCGCACTATGTCGCAAAAACAATATGAGAAATTTTTAAATACAGGGGTAATGCCAGCCACAACCGAAACCTCAGTTTCTCCAGTATTAGGATATTCATCAAAATATGATGGAGTGACTGTAAAAATAGTTGTTAAGCCTGGCACATTCTCAGAGCTTGAAAAGGTAGGCATTGCAGCAAATTCTGCGGCAGCAAAAGAATTACCTAACATGTCGACTCAGACAGGAAAGTGGATGGAAACAAATACCCGATTTAAGGTTGAAGGTGGGCAGATGACAACTCAGCTTGGGCAAGGTAAAGGAATGGAAATTTTTAATAAAAATATTGTCCATTTTGAAAAGGTACAATAA